ACCCGTCTTGTCGGCCAGCTCCTGACTCGTCATCGGCCCGGCGTCTTCCAGCGCCCGGTACAGCCCCATCCGGTCGCCCAGATACACCATGCCCGACATCACGGCGCCGCTCAGCAGGCCAAAAACGTTTTCGGCGATTTCCTGAACTTTCTCGCGGTCAATCTCTTGTTTGTATCCAGCCATAGTCTGCCTCCAGAAAGGGTGATCGTGATGTCCTTGCAGGTCTGATCTGTTGTCACGCTCACCCTTCGTGTCATTTCCCCTCAGGGTCCTCTCTATTTGACCTGCCGTCCGCCCTCTGTCAACGCACCGGCGACTTTCGTATACTTTCTCCATGGCGTTCTTCGAGGTCGTCGATCAGGTAGCCAGTCTGTTAGCCCAGCGTCAGCGGGTTTCCTACCGCTCGCTGCAGCGCGAGTTTGATCTGGATGACAGCGCCCTTGAAGCGCTCAAAGTCGAACTCATCAGCGCCCAAGGGGTGGCCAAGGATGAAAATGGTCTGGTGCTGGTCTGGTGCGATCGAGCGGACCAGGCAAGGCCGGACAACGGTCAGGGCCGGCCGGTCACGCCCGAGGCCGAGCGGCGCCAACTGACCGTCATGTTCTGCGATCTGGTGGGTTCGACCGCCCTGTCGGAGCAGCTCGACCCCGAAGACCTGCGCGAAGTCATCCGCGCCTACCAGGAACTGTGCGCCGGGGTCATCCAGCGTTTTGACGGCTATATCGCCCAATATCTGGGGGATGGCCTGCTGGTCTATTTTGGCTATCCGAGGGCGCACGAAGACGAACCTCTGCGGGCGGTATGGACCGGGCTGGGCATTGTAGAGGCCCTGCCGCAACTCACCTTTCCCCACCTGCCGTTTCCGCTTCGGGTCCGGATCGGTATCCATACCGGCCGGGTCGTGGTCGGCGAGGTCGGGGTTGAGGGGCGGGCCGAGCAGCTGGCAATCGGTGAGGCGCCCAATATTGCGGCGCGCTTGCAGACGCTGGCGGAACCCGACTCGGTGCTGATCAGCGCCACGACCTACCGCCTGGTGCAGCGCGTGTTTGACTGCCAGGATCGCGGCAGCCACAGCCTCAAAGGCATCTCCGCCGCGCTGCACGCCTACCGCGTGGTGGGTGAGCACCCCTCCCGAACGCGGTTCGCTTTCACTACTGACACCACGGGTTCGGGCCAGACGCCGGCCCTGGTCGGTCGTGACACGGCCGTCGCCTTCCTGCGCGAGCGCTGGGAGCGGACCACACGCGGGGCTGGGCAGCTCGTGCTGCTGAACGGCGTGGCGGGGATCGGGAAGTCACGCCTGGTCCAGGCCATGTCCCAGCAGCTCGAAGCTGACGAGGCGACCCGGATTACTGTGCGCTGCTCACCGTATGACCAGAACAGCGCGCTGGCACCGCTGATCGATCTCCTGGAAAGAGCCCTGGCGTTTGAGCCGTCCGACACCGGTCCGACCAAACTTGCCAAACTCGAACAGGCCCTGGCCCGCTACCGTTCTCCAGACGCCGAGACGCTGGCCCTGTTTGCCAACCTGCTGTCCCTGCCCCCGCCCGACTCTGTTCCAACCCCACGCCTCAGCCCACAGCGGCAGAAACAGAAAATCATTCAGGCCTTTGTCAGCTTCCTGCTCGAAGAGGCCGAACTTCAGCCGGTCTACTGTGTATGGGAAGATCTGCACTGGGCCGATCCCTCGACCCTCGAGTTCTTCAACGCCTATCTCAACCGTCTGCCACACAGTCGCACCCTGGTAGTTGGCGTCTTTCGCCCCGATTTCTCCCCGCCCTGGGAAGCCGGCCCATTTCTGCACACTCTCAGCCTGGACCGCCTCAGCCCGGCCCAGGTCGAAGAGTTGGCGCTGCACGTGTGCGACGGCAAGCCTCTCCCGCCCGCCGTTCTCCACCAGATTCGCAGTCGAACGGACGGCGTCCCCCTCTTTGTTGAAGAACTCACCAGGATGTACATCGAGTCCGGCATTGTCCAAGAGGCCGACGGCCACTACGAACTGACCGGTCCACTGCCCTCGCTCGGGATTCCGACTACCCTCCAGGATTCGCTTGAGGCACGGCTCGACCGACTCGCGGTCGGCAAAGAGACCGCTCAGCTGGGCGCCACCCTGGGTCGAGACTTCTCCTACGCCTTGATCCAGACCGTCTCCCCCCTGGCCGAAGACCGACTGCAAGAAGAACTCGCCTGCCTGGTCGATGCAGACCTGCTCGCGCACGACGGCTTCCCGCCCCAGGCCCACTACACCTTCCGCCAGACCCTGATCCAGGAGAGCGCCTATCAATCCCTGCTCAAGAGCAGGCGGCAAGCCTACCACCGCCAGATTGCCCTGGCCCTGGAAGACCGTTTTCCCGAGACCGTGCAGACCAAGCCCGAGCTGATCGCTCACCACTACACCGCAGCCGGGCTGGCCGAGCCGGCGATTTCGTACTGGCAGCGGGCCGGACAGCGCGCGACCGAGCGTTCCGCCAACGCCGAAGCTACCCGTCACCTGACGACGGGCCTGGAACTCCTCGACACGCTGCCCGACTCGGTCCGGCGTCGGCAGCAAGAGCTGAGCTTACAGATCGACCTGGGAACGCCGTTGACCGCCACCCGGGGCTATGCCGCTCCAGAAGTTGAAGCCCTGTATACGCGGGCGCTGGAGCTGTGTCGCGCCCTGGACGAAACGCCCCAGCTGTTTGTCGTCGTCTTTGGCCTGTGGCGATTTTATCTGGTGGCCGGCCGGCTGGACATTGCCCGCGAACTGGCCGAGCAATGTCGGCGTCAGGCCGAGAGCGTCGGGACGCCGGGGGCGCTGCTGACCGCCCACCTCAGCCTGGGCCTGACCTTGAACGCGTCGGGCGAACTGGCTGCGGCGCAAGAGCATCTGGAGCGCAGTCTGCGCTTCTACGATCCTGAGCGGCACCGGCCGGACCGGCCCGAGGGCGCGCATTTTGGCCAAGACCCACAGGTTCTGAGTCTTGCTTTCCTGGCAAATTTGCTGTGGTTGCGCGGCTACCCGGACCAGGCTCTGGCCCGAAGCCAGCAGGCCCGACAGGCCGCCCACAACCTGGCCCACCCGTTCAGTTCGGTCTTAGCCCTGGAATTTGTGGGAACAGTCCATCGCTTCCGGGGGGAATACGCGGCCGCCCACGAATACGCCCGCGCCCTTATCGACCTGGCCCAAGAACAGGGCTTTGCCTTTTGGGTCAGCCTCGGACAGCTCGCCCACGGCTGGGCGCTGACCGACCAAGGTCGCGTCGAAGAAGGCCTGGGCCTGGTTGAGCGGGCAATGGCCGCTCTGCATACCATAGGCCCACACCAGCAGCGCTCGTTTGTCTTTTGTCTGTGTGCGGAGGCGTATCGCAAAGGCGGCCAGCCGGCCCAGGGACTGGCCATCCTCGAACAGGCAATTACCCACACTGACCAGGCCGGCGAACGTTCGCAGCAGGCCGATTTATTCCGCCTCAAGGGCGAGCTGCTGTTGGAGCAGGCCACCCGAGACGGGCAGCTGGCGAACGGGCAACGCGTCGCTCCCCCGGCTCCCGTGGTCGAGGCTGAGGCGTGCTTTCAGCGGGCGATCAGCATTGCCCAGCGCGACGGAGCCAAGTCGCTTGAACTGCGCGCTGTCGTCAGCCTGAGCCGGCTGTGGAAAGACCAGGGTCGGGTGGAGGCTGCCCAGCGGCGGCTGGCCGCAATCTACGACTGGTTCAGCGAAGGCTTTGAGACGGCCGACCTGCGCCAAGCCAGAAACCTTCTGACACAGCTGGGACAGTAGTCGCATCGGCACGACGCGAGGCGCGGGTGAGACGAGTTGCCGGATGAGTCAGGACTTTTCGGCGCCTTTTGCCCGGCGGTTTCTGGTCTGCTATGCATGGGCCTGAGCAGGCCCGCCGATAAGGAGGACGCAGGATGTCCACGGAAAACTCGGACGGCTTTATCGCAGCACTGCGCGGCTATATGGCCCAGCAGGAAAAAGCGCCCCTGTACGGCGCCCATTTCTATGCCGGGGTGATGGCCGGCAGCCTGGACCGTCAGGCGCTCAAAAAATGGGCCATCCAGCACCACTATCGCACCGGACACCACATTCGGGCCTTTGGCGGGATTTTTCTGAACACGGGCTTGGGACCAATCGATCAAAAGATCCGACGCCATATTGTGGAGAACCTGATTGACGAGGAGACGGCGATGGGCCGTGGCGACGACGCGCACTGGCGGCTGGCCCGGCGGCTGGCCGAAGCCCTGGGCGCCAGCGCGGCAGAGCTGTCCCATCCCCAGGTCGCCCGGGCCGCCCTCGAGTATGTCGAGTGGGTCATTGAACTCGGGCGCCGGGAGTACGGCTTGGTGACCCTGGCGGCCATGTCGATCGGTGGAGAAAGCCGCCGGGAGAACTCCACCGCCCGGCTCGTGCAGGGCCTGACCGAGCACTACGGCCTGAGTCGCCACGACCTGGAGTTTTTCTACGCCCACATGGGCGAGGCCGAGGCCCACGGCGAGCCGGTCTACGAGTTGGTGCGGGAGTACGCCACCACCGCCCAGCGCCAGGAGAAAATCCGGACCGCGCTGGCAAACTGGTGCGAGAAGTTTCGGGCTGCCCAGGAAGGTATTCTGCGGGTGGCGATGGGAGAGGAAGACGGCGTGGCCGCCGCCTAGACCTAACTGTCAGGAGAGATCGCGTATGGACTACGGTATTGTTCTGCCCCATTTTACGGCGTTTGCAAGCGAAGACCCGGCCCACAGAATCGCCACCGCAGCCGAGGCGGCCGAGGCGCTGGGCTACAGCACAATCTGGGTGGCCGACCACCTGGTGTTTCCGGCCAAGATGGAGGGCGGCTATGCCTTTAACCCGGACGACCCGTTTCTTGAGCCGCTGAGCGTGCTGGCCGCCCTGTCGCTCAAAACGACCCGGATCAAGCTGGGTACCGCAGTCCTCATCCTGCCCTATCGCCATCCGCTGGCCACGGCCAAAACCCTGGCCACGATTGACGTGCTGTCCGGCGGACGCACGGTCGTCGGGGTGGGCGCCGGCTGGCTGGAGCAGGAGTTTGACGCCCTGGGGGTGTCGATCAAGGAACGCGGCAGCCGCACCGACGAGACGATTGATATTATGAAAGCGGCCTGGACCCAGCCGGTGGTCAACTTCAGCGGCAAACACTTTGAGATTGCCGATATCAAATGCCTGCCCCAACCGGTCCAGACGCCACGGCCACCGGTGCTGATCGGCGGCATGACAAAGGGCGCTCTGCGACGGGTGGCCCGCCGCGGCGACGGCTGGATCGCCATGGGTAATAGCCCGGAGGCGCTTGAGGCGCCGCTGGAGACCCTGGCTGAGCTGACCGAGCAGGCTGGCCGCAGCATGGCCGACCTCCAGCTGTGCATGCTGCCCCTGGCGGCGCCCAGCCTCGATCAGCTTTTGGACGATCTGCCCGGCTACGAGAAACTCGGGCTCCAGCATGTCTACCTGTCCTTCCGGGCCTGGACGAACGACTTCTCCGAGCTGATGCGCCTGATGGAGCGCTTTGCCCGCGAGGCGGGGCTCGGCAGCTGAGGGCGGGAGGACGCGCCATGGATGGCCAAGCCAACGGCAAAATCTGGCACACCGATTATCCTGAACTCGGCACCGGGCCTATTCCAATCGAACCCTGCGTGTCACCCGCCTACTTTGCCCAGGAGCGCGAAAAAATTTTCAAGCGCTTCTGGCTGAACGTCGGACGGCTCGAGCAGCTCCCACAGCCCGGGGACTATTTTGTCAAAGACCTTCCGGTGTGTCAGACCTCGGTCCTGGTCGTGCGCGGTCGGGACGGTCGTGTGCGGGCCTTTCACAACATGTGCTCCCACCGCGGCAACAAGCTCGTCTGGGACCGGGGCGGTCGCTGCCAGGCGCTGACCTGCAAGTTTCACGGCTGGTCATACGGGCTGGACGGCGGGCTGCGCTTTGTGCCGGACGAAGCCAACTTTTTTGGGCTGGAGAAAAACCGACTCGGCCTGAGCCCGATTGCGAGCGAGAGCTGGGAAGGCTTTCTCTTCGTCAATCTGAGCCCCCAGCCGCACGAAAGCCTGTCACAACAGTTGGGCGAGCTGGGCGCCGGTCTGACAGGCTACCCGTTTGACAAGCTGCGCACGTGTTTTGCCTGGACGACCGAGATCAAGGCCAACTGGAAGGTCATCAAAGACGCCTTTCACGAAGCCTACCACGTACCGTTCATCCACCGACGCTCGCTGCCCGACTCGTTTACCAGCAGAGACAACCCGTATGCCCACGCCTT
This region of Desulfurellaceae bacterium genomic DNA includes:
- a CDS encoding LLM class F420-dependent oxidoreductase: MDYGIVLPHFTAFASEDPAHRIATAAEAAEALGYSTIWVADHLVFPAKMEGGYAFNPDDPFLEPLSVLAALSLKTTRIKLGTAVLILPYRHPLATAKTLATIDVLSGGRTVVGVGAGWLEQEFDALGVSIKERGSRTDETIDIMKAAWTQPVVNFSGKHFEIADIKCLPQPVQTPRPPVLIGGMTKGALRRVARRGDGWIAMGNSPEALEAPLETLAELTEQAGRSMADLQLCMLPLAAPSLDQLLDDLPGYEKLGLQHVYLSFRAWTNDFSELMRLMERFAREAGLGS
- a CDS encoding AAA family ATPase; its protein translation is MAFFEVVDQVASLLAQRQRVSYRSLQREFDLDDSALEALKVELISAQGVAKDENGLVLVWCDRADQARPDNGQGRPVTPEAERRQLTVMFCDLVGSTALSEQLDPEDLREVIRAYQELCAGVIQRFDGYIAQYLGDGLLVYFGYPRAHEDEPLRAVWTGLGIVEALPQLTFPHLPFPLRVRIGIHTGRVVVGEVGVEGRAEQLAIGEAPNIAARLQTLAEPDSVLISATTYRLVQRVFDCQDRGSHSLKGISAALHAYRVVGEHPSRTRFAFTTDTTGSGQTPALVGRDTAVAFLRERWERTTRGAGQLVLLNGVAGIGKSRLVQAMSQQLEADEATRITVRCSPYDQNSALAPLIDLLERALAFEPSDTGPTKLAKLEQALARYRSPDAETLALFANLLSLPPPDSVPTPRLSPQRQKQKIIQAFVSFLLEEAELQPVYCVWEDLHWADPSTLEFFNAYLNRLPHSRTLVVGVFRPDFSPPWEAGPFLHTLSLDRLSPAQVEELALHVCDGKPLPPAVLHQIRSRTDGVPLFVEELTRMYIESGIVQEADGHYELTGPLPSLGIPTTLQDSLEARLDRLAVGKETAQLGATLGRDFSYALIQTVSPLAEDRLQEELACLVDADLLAHDGFPPQAHYTFRQTLIQESAYQSLLKSRRQAYHRQIALALEDRFPETVQTKPELIAHHYTAAGLAEPAISYWQRAGQRATERSANAEATRHLTTGLELLDTLPDSVRRRQQELSLQIDLGTPLTATRGYAAPEVEALYTRALELCRALDETPQLFVVVFGLWRFYLVAGRLDIARELAEQCRRQAESVGTPGALLTAHLSLGLTLNASGELAAAQEHLERSLRFYDPERHRPDRPEGAHFGQDPQVLSLAFLANLLWLRGYPDQALARSQQARQAAHNLAHPFSSVLALEFVGTVHRFRGEYAAAHEYARALIDLAQEQGFAFWVSLGQLAHGWALTDQGRVEEGLGLVERAMAALHTIGPHQQRSFVFCLCAEAYRKGGQPAQGLAILEQAITHTDQAGERSQQADLFRLKGELLLEQATRDGQLANGQRVAPPAPVVEAEACFQRAISIAQRDGAKSLELRAVVSLSRLWKDQGRVEAAQRRLAAIYDWFSEGFETADLRQARNLLTQLGQ
- a CDS encoding aromatic ring-hydroxylating dioxygenase subunit alpha; its protein translation is MDGQANGKIWHTDYPELGTGPIPIEPCVSPAYFAQEREKIFKRFWLNVGRLEQLPQPGDYFVKDLPVCQTSVLVVRGRDGRVRAFHNMCSHRGNKLVWDRGGRCQALTCKFHGWSYGLDGGLRFVPDEANFFGLEKNRLGLSPIASESWEGFLFVNLSPQPHESLSQQLGELGAGLTGYPFDKLRTCFAWTTEIKANWKVIKDAFHEAYHVPFIHRRSLPDSFTSRDNPYAHAFAFQLYKRNHRMSVFGNPEHKPSAVELLAHRFGSSIVNRDWDMERLPPGVNPTRSRFWAFDANMLFPNFDVFVFDGTYLTHQFWPLAADRTLWEVRTYFPQADNAAQRFSQEYSKVLLRDALLEDASTLEATQSMLASGAKTHFVLQDQELLVRHAHTVIEEIVGFYAD
- a CDS encoding iron-containing redox enzyme family protein, producing MSTENSDGFIAALRGYMAQQEKAPLYGAHFYAGVMAGSLDRQALKKWAIQHHYRTGHHIRAFGGIFLNTGLGPIDQKIRRHIVENLIDEETAMGRGDDAHWRLARRLAEALGASAAELSHPQVARAALEYVEWVIELGRREYGLVTLAAMSIGGESRRENSTARLVQGLTEHYGLSRHDLEFFYAHMGEAEAHGEPVYELVREYATTAQRQEKIRTALANWCEKFRAAQEGILRVAMGEEDGVAAA